The Thermoanaerobaculia bacterium genomic sequence CCCGTGACCGCCGCGGGAGAAAACGACAGGGATGCGAGCGCGGCCGGAGACGCGGCGCCCGTCAACGTCACGTCCTCGCGCGATCTCCCGCGGCCGGCGCCGATCCCGGCCCCATACCGGAGGCCGGCGGTCCCCGGAACGTTTCCCGACGCCCAGGCGCCGACGAGGTGCAGCGGCCACGCCCCGCCCTGCTCGGGACGGAGCGCCATCGACGGGACGTCCACCGGGGTCTGCAGGAACCGCGGAGCCTGCTCGCGCTCGTTCCACTCGACGATCCCGCTGTTGACCTCGCCTACCTGGAGCTTCAGCGCGTCCGAACGGCTCCACGAGACGAAGAGACGCTCGAGATCGAGCTCGACGGAATGCTTCCCCGGCTGATCGGCGCTCGACCCTCGCTCGATGCGTTGAAAGAGCGCTTCGGCGATCGCGGACCAGTCCTCCGAGAAGCGGACCTGGGCGTACGGATCGAGCTCGCCGAGCTCGAGCTCGGTCGAATGGGCGCGCGTCGAGTAGCCGAGATTCGCGTCGCCGAAGACGGCGACGCGAAACGTCGGATAAGATTGCTGCGCCGCCGCGATACCGGAAACGGCGAGGGCCGCAAGAACAGCGGCGGGCAGCTTTGGAAAGCGGCGGCGAGGGCTCATGGACATCCTCCCGGATCGGACGCAGCCCAGTCTACCGGCGGACACGGAAATTCATCTTCCGTTCATCCGGTCTCGCTAGGCTTTCGCGATGCGCATCCTGCTCGTCGAAGACGACCCCCAGATCGCGCGCATCATCCGGCGCGGCCTGACCGAGAGCTCCTACGCCGTGGACGTGGTCTCGACCGGCGAAGACGCCCTGTACCACGCCGGGCTCGCCGACTACGACGCGATCGTCCTCGACGTGCTCATCCCGCCCCCGGACGGGTTCGAGGTCTGCCGGCGCCTGCGCGCCGACGGCGCGATGGTGCCGATCCTCATGCTGACCGCCCGCGACGCGCTGGCGGACCGCGTCGGCGGCCTGGACGCCGGCGCCGACGACTACCTGGTGAAACCGTTCCAGTTCGACGAGCTCCTCGCGCGGCTCCGCGCGCTCCTGCGCCGCGGAGGGCTGACGCACGCGCCCGTGCTCACCGTGGGGGCGCTGGAGCTCGACACGCGCTCCCACCGCGTCCGGCTCGATGGCACGCCGATTTCCCTGACGACGAAGGAATACTCGCTGCTCGAGTATCTCGCGCGCAACGCCGGGCGAATCGTCGGGCGCGCGGAGATCGCCGATCACGTCTGGGACGACGAGTTCGACGCGTTCTCGAACCTGATCGAGGTATACGTCAACCGGCTCCGCCGCAACATCGAGAAGGTCTCGGACCGCAAGCTCATCCACACGGTCCGCGGCGCGGGATACATGCTGGAGGACGTGCGGAACTGACGTGGGCCCGACCGTTCGCGCCCGCCTGACGCTCTGGTATTGCGCCCTCCTCGCGGTGGTGCTCGTGGCCTTCTCGACCGTGAGCTACCTCGCGATCGCGCGCGCGATCCGCGCCGACAACGACGCCTCGCTGGCGGACACCGCGCACGAGCTCTCCGCCGCCTTCGGCCGGTCGGCGCTCGGGGAAGGGGGGCTCTCGCGGACCGTGCCTCTCGACTTCCGCTACAGCGACCGCGCCATCTTCGTCTTCGACGCCGCGGGAGGCCTGGCCGCGGCCTCGCGGTCGCGCGAGGTTTCCGCGTCGGACCGCGACGCCCTCGCCCGGCGGGTCGCGTCGGGCGCGCGCGGCACGTTCACGGTCGAGGGCCGCTCGCCGGGCGGCGGCATCCGCGCGTTCGCGTTTCCCGTCACCGTCGTGTCGACGCCCTTCGTCGCCGTCGTCGCGCGCAACCTCGAGGACCAGACCCGCCGGCTCCGCGCCGCGGCGACCGCGCTCTTCGCCGGTATCCC encodes the following:
- a CDS encoding response regulator transcription factor, translated to MRILLVEDDPQIARIIRRGLTESSYAVDVVSTGEDALYHAGLADYDAIVLDVLIPPPDGFEVCRRLRADGAMVPILMLTARDALADRVGGLDAGADDYLVKPFQFDELLARLRALLRRGGLTHAPVLTVGALELDTRSHRVRLDGTPISLTTKEYSLLEYLARNAGRIVGRAEIADHVWDDEFDAFSNLIEVYVNRLRRNIEKVSDRKLIHTVRGAGYMLEDVRN